From Arachis stenosperma cultivar V10309 chromosome 2, arast.V10309.gnm1.PFL2, whole genome shotgun sequence, one genomic window encodes:
- the LOC130960652 gene encoding uncharacterized protein LOC130960652 isoform X1 yields the protein MPNTLQLMRIALTDQPMFRTTKRRNPLSDRTNTLNSSSSPLSINPIKPKPKSKPPSTYSKPRLNKPSSCASSTNASTNLQSTSSNPAVAPPPPSSPKTSSPPGNFVDLEDFEPISVTYGRRSAPNKRKDKGKALAFPDISTPILKLSDTSSPKTDGGKSANLPKAKALTSPLRKKQRTTSSEHTTSSEDTFKDSELQDYIEKQKAYLKMIDEFETMEEEVETDDEPHEVAKMRSKCN from the exons ATGCCCAACACTCTCCAGTTGATGCGAATAGCGCTTACAGATCAACCCATGTTCCGAACCACTAAACGCAGAAACCCTCTCTCTGATCGCACCAACACTCttaactcttcttcttctccactTTCCATAAACCCTATCAAACCCAAACCCAAATCCAAACCTCCTTCTACTTATTCCAAACCTCGCCTTAATAAACCTTCTTCATGCGCCTCTTCTACCAACGCTTCCACAAATCTCCAAAGCACTTCTTCGAACCCTGCCGTTGCTCCTCCTCCGCCTTCGTCGCCGAAAACCTCGTCTCCTCCCG GGAATTTTGTTGATCTTGaggattttgagcctatttcaGTAACCTACGGCCGAAGAAGTGCTCCAAATAAAAGGAAGGATAAAGGGAAGGCTTTGGCATTTCCTGACATCAGCACACCCATTTTGAAGCTCTCTGATACAAG CAGCCCGAAAACTGATGGTGGTAAAAGTGCAAATCTACCTAAAGCCAAGGCATTGACAAGTCCTTTGAGAAAG AAGCAGCGCACCACATCATCAGAACATACCACATCATCAGAAGATACGTTCAAGGATTCCGAGCTGCAAGATTACATTGAAAAACAGAAAGCCTACTTGAAAATGATTGATGAATTTGAAACGATGGAAGAGGAAGTTGAAACAGATGATGAACCGCATGAAGTGGCAAAGATGCGATCCAAGTGTAACTAG
- the LOC130960652 gene encoding pectinesterase inhibitor 10-like isoform X3, giving the protein MPNTLQLMRIALTDQPMFRTTKRRNPLSDRTNTLNSSSSPLSINPIKPKPKSKPPSTYSKPRLNKPSSCASSTNASTNLQSTSSNPAVAPPPPSSPKTSSPPVTYGRRSAPNKRKDKGKALAFPDISTPILKLSDTSSPKTDGGKSANLPKAKALTSPLRKKQRTTSSEHTTSSEDTFKDSELQDYIEKQKAYLKMIDEFETMEEEVETDDEPHEVAKMRSKCN; this is encoded by the exons ATGCCCAACACTCTCCAGTTGATGCGAATAGCGCTTACAGATCAACCCATGTTCCGAACCACTAAACGCAGAAACCCTCTCTCTGATCGCACCAACACTCttaactcttcttcttctccactTTCCATAAACCCTATCAAACCCAAACCCAAATCCAAACCTCCTTCTACTTATTCCAAACCTCGCCTTAATAAACCTTCTTCATGCGCCTCTTCTACCAACGCTTCCACAAATCTCCAAAGCACTTCTTCGAACCCTGCCGTTGCTCCTCCTCCGCCTTCGTCGCCGAAAACCTCGTCTCCTCCCG TAACCTACGGCCGAAGAAGTGCTCCAAATAAAAGGAAGGATAAAGGGAAGGCTTTGGCATTTCCTGACATCAGCACACCCATTTTGAAGCTCTCTGATACAAG CAGCCCGAAAACTGATGGTGGTAAAAGTGCAAATCTACCTAAAGCCAAGGCATTGACAAGTCCTTTGAGAAAG AAGCAGCGCACCACATCATCAGAACATACCACATCATCAGAAGATACGTTCAAGGATTCCGAGCTGCAAGATTACATTGAAAAACAGAAAGCCTACTTGAAAATGATTGATGAATTTGAAACGATGGAAGAGGAAGTTGAAACAGATGATGAACCGCATGAAGTGGCAAAGATGCGATCCAAGTGTAACTAG
- the LOC130960652 gene encoding pectinesterase inhibitor 10-like isoform X2: MPNTLQLMRIALTDQPMFRTTKRRNPLSDRTNTLNSSSSPLSINPIKPKPKSKPPSTYSKPRLNKPSSCASSTNASTNLQSTSSNPAVAPPPPSSPKTSSPPGNFVDLEDFEPISVTYGRRSAPNKRKDKGKALAFPDISTPILKLSDTSPKTDGGKSANLPKAKALTSPLRKKQRTTSSEHTTSSEDTFKDSELQDYIEKQKAYLKMIDEFETMEEEVETDDEPHEVAKMRSKCN, encoded by the exons ATGCCCAACACTCTCCAGTTGATGCGAATAGCGCTTACAGATCAACCCATGTTCCGAACCACTAAACGCAGAAACCCTCTCTCTGATCGCACCAACACTCttaactcttcttcttctccactTTCCATAAACCCTATCAAACCCAAACCCAAATCCAAACCTCCTTCTACTTATTCCAAACCTCGCCTTAATAAACCTTCTTCATGCGCCTCTTCTACCAACGCTTCCACAAATCTCCAAAGCACTTCTTCGAACCCTGCCGTTGCTCCTCCTCCGCCTTCGTCGCCGAAAACCTCGTCTCCTCCCG GGAATTTTGTTGATCTTGaggattttgagcctatttcaGTAACCTACGGCCGAAGAAGTGCTCCAAATAAAAGGAAGGATAAAGGGAAGGCTTTGGCATTTCCTGACATCAGCACACCCATTTTGAAGCTCTCTGATACAAG CCCGAAAACTGATGGTGGTAAAAGTGCAAATCTACCTAAAGCCAAGGCATTGACAAGTCCTTTGAGAAAG AAGCAGCGCACCACATCATCAGAACATACCACATCATCAGAAGATACGTTCAAGGATTCCGAGCTGCAAGATTACATTGAAAAACAGAAAGCCTACTTGAAAATGATTGATGAATTTGAAACGATGGAAGAGGAAGTTGAAACAGATGATGAACCGCATGAAGTGGCAAAGATGCGATCCAAGTGTAACTAG
- the LOC130960652 gene encoding uncharacterized protein LOC130960652 isoform X4 codes for MPNTLQLMRIALTDQPMFRTTKRRNPLSDRTNTLNSSSSPLSINPIKPKPKSKPPSTYSKPRLNKPSSCASSTNASTNLQSTSSNPAVAPPPPSSPKTSSPPVTYGRRSAPNKRKDKGKALAFPDISTPILKLSDTSPKTDGGKSANLPKAKALTSPLRKKQRTTSSEHTTSSEDTFKDSELQDYIEKQKAYLKMIDEFETMEEEVETDDEPHEVAKMRSKCN; via the exons ATGCCCAACACTCTCCAGTTGATGCGAATAGCGCTTACAGATCAACCCATGTTCCGAACCACTAAACGCAGAAACCCTCTCTCTGATCGCACCAACACTCttaactcttcttcttctccactTTCCATAAACCCTATCAAACCCAAACCCAAATCCAAACCTCCTTCTACTTATTCCAAACCTCGCCTTAATAAACCTTCTTCATGCGCCTCTTCTACCAACGCTTCCACAAATCTCCAAAGCACTTCTTCGAACCCTGCCGTTGCTCCTCCTCCGCCTTCGTCGCCGAAAACCTCGTCTCCTCCCG TAACCTACGGCCGAAGAAGTGCTCCAAATAAAAGGAAGGATAAAGGGAAGGCTTTGGCATTTCCTGACATCAGCACACCCATTTTGAAGCTCTCTGATACAAG CCCGAAAACTGATGGTGGTAAAAGTGCAAATCTACCTAAAGCCAAGGCATTGACAAGTCCTTTGAGAAAG AAGCAGCGCACCACATCATCAGAACATACCACATCATCAGAAGATACGTTCAAGGATTCCGAGCTGCAAGATTACATTGAAAAACAGAAAGCCTACTTGAAAATGATTGATGAATTTGAAACGATGGAAGAGGAAGTTGAAACAGATGATGAACCGCATGAAGTGGCAAAGATGCGATCCAAGTGTAACTAG